The sequence below is a genomic window from Quercus lobata isolate SW786 unplaced genomic scaffold, ValleyOak3.0 Primary Assembly Scq3eQI_137, whole genome shotgun sequence.
ATAATTGTCACATTCTCAACCATATTATTTTGTATCATGACAATATATATTCTGTAATTGCATGTAACATTCATTCAAATAAGTGCAAGCTCTATTTAGGGGGCAACAAAATAAAGTGCTAGCTCTTGATGCATACAACCACTGCCACATTGTTATGAGGTACGGTGCTGAAGTTTCATAATCATTGATGAGCTATGGTCCTTTCTAAGTTTAACCAAATACCAATTTGTCACTACTCACAGAAGAGAAGTAGATTTAAACCTTACAACTAAATTCCAAACACAGGACAGTACTCGAAGATTGGGAAAAACGAGCACAAAATTCAATTCTTGCGTCGGCATGTGCATGTACCGGAAACTCCATCATTTGAAATGAAGGTGAAATGTCACTTTCCTCAGTATTTTGAAGAATTTATTAGCGAGGACAATGTCTAATTCACACACACTGTTTTGGCTCATTTTTGCGCCACATAGTTTTTGCAATACGTGCCAATTTATGATAACTATGTTAAACCAATTACACAATGTTATGTATGCACAGTGAATAGCACgaattttgatttattatttttaataaattcaaatgagTACGTATGAGTAGTAAATAACTATTTAACTTAATGAGAATaatattatgtaataaatttTGCAACCACCAAAATATGAACATggatatttatttatattaaactaGAAACTCATAGGCAAAAGCAATTAACCTTAGGGGTGATCTTGTGTGCACATCTCTGTGAGTATTGATCTCTCTCACAAAGTGCAAACTagcaaaacataaatattacaTAACATATatagatgcaaaattatttaATGTTTATTGACAAATTCAGTGATTCCTGCAATAAGACCAGTTGTTTGAGCAGCCGTATTTGGGTCGTTATCCACAGCAATTTTGTTAAGATAGAAACTGTGACCCATTCCAGGACTAGTCAAAAGCTCCACATCCTTATTAGCCTTCTTCAAAGCCTCATAGTACTCCATCTCAGTGTCTAAAATCAAGTCCTTCTCAGCTATGCAAAGCAAAAGAGGTGGCAAATTGAGCTTCTCTAATTGTGGCGCTGCTTGGCCCATTGGACAAGTTATGGGATGGTCTTTGTTGCACCCCAAAGGCAATGCTAAGCTCAAAAACTTGTCCACCATATCCAGTGTAAGAAATGGTGATTGAGGTTGCTCTAACTCAGACTTACTCCTCTCTGATCTCACATAACCAGGGTGGATTGGAATTGCTCCAGCAAGTCTCAAAGGACTCAGATCAATTTTCCCAGCTCTTGCAGCCACTTCATGAACAATGTTCCCTCCTGAGCTATCTCCAATAAGGAACACACGGTTGAAATCAGCGTTTTCATTGAGCCAAGGCTTATGTGATTCACCTTTAGCCAAAGAACTCAGCCAAAGGAGAGCTGAATAGCCATCATCAATAGCTGTTGGCAAACGGTGGTCAGGAGCAAGGTGTAAATAAACTGAGACACAAATCACTCTAGCTGAACGTGCCATACGAGTGTACATGTTGTAGTACATGTACCAATCAGCTTGGCTAATGCAAAAACCACCACCATGGAAGTGAAGCAGGATTGGAAATTTGACGTTTTCTTCATCTGGGTTTTTCTCTGGAAGGTAAATCCGAGCTCTGAGTTTGCCAGAGTTTTTGACATCGTGTGTGGCTACACCATCCACGAATTCATGGTGTGGAGGGACTGGTTCAGCCATGAACTTGACTTCTGGCGGTCCAGTCCAAGTTCGGTCGACTGAGCCGTCATCATAGACTCTCAACCAACCAGACACCTCCTCTACAATTTTCTTTGCTTGGACCATTGTGTACTTATTATCAAACACTATAATAATCTCTCTTTTTGCTagctctttctttttgtcacACACAAAAGACTGAGTGAATTTCTTTTTGGTGTGAGAGTAAAAGCATGAGCATTGCTTTCTTTATATAGAAGTTTAAGGATAGGGAATTGCGTGTATGTGTGAGAAAGAGGGGAAGTTGCGAGtcattttactctttttagaGTTTTCTAATCTTTAGGTTGGCTTTGGGGACCCAAGCCATCACAACCTTTCAATGAATCAATAGTATactaaattagaaaaagaagacCTGACTTTGGTGACCCACTCAACCTATTAGGATAGTATTTAATGGAGAGTACTGATGATAGGCACTCAAGATTTTTCACAATACCACCGTGCACTTTTGGTGCGGTGAttactccataagtataaatgTTTATAGGGTGTGGGAGGCAAGGATCAAGCTTcaagtttttaggaaaaagttTTACATACATGTACActtatatacttagattagactagagtaaaaattctatcatgtaaaaaaaaaaaaaaaaattcataacaattCATGTAATCTTAGGTATCTTGTGATTAGGCAATATCTGTTTTTGATCAAAGTTAGGTCAAGTTACTTAGATAAATAGCCGAATAGGATATTAGGTTCTTTAATTAAGTtcataaaaatttctttctatgaACAttgcttttaactttttatgcatgaataatttctttttactgttttatttaaaataataataatttcttacttttgttggttttaattattacttttattattcaACGCCTTTTCATCTTTGTTGGGGCCAAGGAATCTTCTCGGTTAATGGTCGACCATTATTggaattttgtttggttgtgaaATGCAATAATTTATACATTCCAATTAgcatataccaaaaaaaaattcacaatatttttttataacaatttaaGTGATAAGCTTTTTGAACTCTTATTTGTAcata
It includes:
- the LOC115973703 gene encoding probable carboxylesterase 17 — protein: MVQAKKIVEEVSGWLRVYDDGSVDRTWTGPPEVKFMAEPVPPHHEFVDGVATHDVKNSGKLRARIYLPEKNPDEENVKFPILLHFHGGGFCISQADWYMYYNMYTRMARSARVICVSVYLHLAPDHRLPTAIDDGYSALLWLSSLAKGESHKPWLNENADFNRVFLIGDSSGGNIVHEVAARAGKIDLSPLRLAGAIPIHPGYVRSERSKSELEQPQSPFLTLDMVDKFLSLALPLGCNKDHPITCPMGQAAPQLEKLNLPPLLLCIAEKDLILDTEMEYYEALKKANKDVELLTSPGMGHSFYLNKIAVDNDPNTAAQTTGLIAGITEFVNKH